TACGAAACCGTCATTATTTCTGACCCTGATCTTCAGGATCAATCACGCACGGACCTGCTTGATAAAGTCAGAAATATCATTGCCAAAGAAAATGGTATTGTGTTGTATGTTGATGACTGGGGCAGCAAAAAACTGGCCTATGAAATCAACAGAAAATTCCGGGGCCACTATATCTGCCTGACCTATGGGGGCACCGGGGACCTGGTCAAGGAACTTGAAAGAAATCTGAGACTCAGTGACGATGTCATGAAATACATGACCATCCTTGTTTCCACAGACGAGACTGCGGAATCTTTGGCCAAAGAGGCTCAGGATGCTGAAGCGGCAAAAGCTGAAACAGCCACATCCCAGGATGCTGAAAAAACAGCCGATGCCGAAACAGACAAAGAAACCGATGACTCGGATGCGGATGAAACATCAAAAAAATCCGATGAAACCGTCACAGACGATCAGAATTGAATTTAGTTAGAAAGGATACTGATTATGTATAAAGACCAGGCCCAAAGAGGCGGTGCCAAAAACAGATTTTACCAGCGCCGGAAAATATGCCGCTTCTGCGTGGACAACGACATGGTAATTGATTACAAAAACGCCAAAACATTAAAACAGTTCATTACGGAACGGGGAAAAATCATTCCCCGGCGCATCACAGGCACCTGTGCCAAGCATCAGCGCAAATTGTCGCTGGCCATCAAACAGGCCCGCCAGATCGCTTTGCTTCCGTTTGTGGGCCGACCCCCGCAATAGATCAGACAGCCGGAATCATACAAGATGTCCCCTATTATCGTGCATCCATCCGCCATCAAGGATATTATCCTGGGAATTTGCCTGTGTGTCCTGATTTTTGCCGTCAGCTACACGTTTCCTTTGCTGGGGGTGTTTGCGCTGCTGCTGCTGCCCCTGCCCGTGCTGTATTTTCGTTTAAAGCTGGGCAGAAACAGCGG
Above is a window of Desulfotignum balticum DSM 7044 DNA encoding:
- the rpsF gene encoding 30S ribosomal protein S6 encodes the protein MRKYETVIISDPDLQDQSRTDLLDKVRNIIAKENGIVLYVDDWGSKKLAYEINRKFRGHYICLTYGGTGDLVKELERNLRLSDDVMKYMTILVSTDETAESLAKEAQDAEAAKAETATSQDAEKTADAETDKETDDSDADETSKKSDETVTDDQN
- the rpsR gene encoding 30S ribosomal protein S18, producing the protein MYKDQAQRGGAKNRFYQRRKICRFCVDNDMVIDYKNAKTLKQFITERGKIIPRRITGTCAKHQRKLSLAIKQARQIALLPFVGRPPQ